The Actinomycetota bacterium region GCGCTCCGAGGGTGTCGCCGCAGGGAGCCGGGTCGGGTTGGTCGGCTGGAAGCTGTTCGGCGACCGGTCGGCGACCGACGTGCCGGCGTTCATCGTCGATGAGCTGCGCGCCCTCTGCGGTCCCGGCAGCGTCGAGAACGCCACCGACCTGCTCGTCGGCGCCGCCGACGGCCTCCGGATCATCAACGAGCCGGAGCAGCTCGCCCTGTTCGAGTACGCCGCCTGCCACACCTCCCAGGGCGTGCGGGAGCTGCTGTTCGGGCTGGAGCCGGGCATGACCGAGCAGGAGGCGGTGCGGCTGCTGGGCTGGAACGGCATGCCGTTGTCGTGTCACCTCATGCTGACCAGCGGCCCCCGGGCGTCGTTCGGGCTGCTCAGCCCGGGCGACCGCCGCATCGGGCGCGGCGACCGGTTCACCTTGGCCTTCGGAGTCTGGGGCGCCCTCAACTGTCGGGCCGGGTTCGTGGTCGGCGACGCCGGCGAGCTGCCTCCCGGGATCGGCGACTACGTCGAGCGGCTGGTCGGGCCGTACTTCGAGGCCGTCGCCGAATGGTACGGGGCGCTCCACATCGGCCAGACCGGCGGGGTGCTCCAGGAGATCATCGATCGCCGCCTCGGCGACCCCTTCTTCGGGATCTTCCTCAACCCGGGCCACCAGCTCCACCTGGACGAGTGGGTCAACTCGCCGGTCGCCCCAGGCTCGCCCGTCGAGCTGCGCTCGGGGATGGCCCTCCAGGTCGACATCATCCCGGCCACCGGCACCGACTACTTCACCACCAACGTCGAGGACGGCGTCGCCCTGGCCGACGACTCGCTGCGCAGCCAGCTCGCCCGGACCTACCCGGACGCCTGGCGGCGCATCCAGGCCCGCCGGGCGTTCATGCGCGACACCCTCGGCATCGACCTCCACCCCGACGTGCTTCCGTTCTCCAACATCCCGGCCTACCTTCCGCCGTTCCTGCTCCGGCCGGACCGGGTCATGGCGATGGCCTCCTAGGCCGCCACCGGCAGAGAGGTCTCGCGCAGGATGACCCAGCGGCCAGCGGCGCCCTGGCGCAGCACGAAGCGCGACCGGAACGGGACCTCGTCCTCCCGCCGCAGCTCGGTCCGGGCGGCGTCGTAGACGACCCGCCGGACCCTGCCCGATGCCTCCAGCCCGAGTGTGGCCCCACCCTGCGGCCCGTCGGTGAACACCACACCCAGGTGGAGGGTGTCGAAGCGGTGGTCCAGGACCTCGAAGCGGCCGGCGGTGGCCGCGGCCTGCACCTTGCGCTCCATCACGAGCAGCCGCTCGCCGTCGGCGGCGGCCCGCAGCAGGCTGGTGTCGGCGCGCAGCATCGCCTCCCGCTCGATGGCCAGGTCTTCGGCCAGGGCGACAGCGAGCGCGCCCGGATCCCTGGCCGCCCCGCTCAGGCCAGCCGCCTCCCGGCTGAGGGCGACCGGGGGCAGGGCGGAGCGGTCGATCTTGAGGTCGATCCCGAGCTCGCCGATTCCGGGCGGCGCCGGTCCCCACTCCCGGGCCGGGGTGCCCGCGGCGACGATGCCAACCGGCAGCAGCACCAGCGCCGACCCGAGGGCCGCGCCCCCGGCGAACAGGCGGGCCGGGGCGGGCGGGAGGGCCGGAAGGCGGGCACGGTCGAACACCACGCGGACCGGTGTGAGCAGGACGAGCCCGGCCAGCAGGGCGACCTTGGCGCCGAACTCGGTGGGCTGGGGCGCCATGAGCAGGGTGCAGAGCACCGCCAGGCAGAGGGCGAAGCCGACCCGCGCCGAGGGCCGACCGGGGATCGTCTTGGGGTCGGTGATCATGAAGAACAGGAAGATCAAGACCTCCGGCGAGGTGACGATGACCCGCCAGAAGTCGCCGCCGCACACCGGGACCACAGCCCAGGCGACCGTGATGCAGTGCCCCGAGGCGGCGAGCACGCCGACCGCGCAGGTGAGCGCCACCCAGAACGTCAGCGCCATGGCCAGCAGGCGCAGCCTGGCCGTGACCAGCAGGCCACCGGCCAGGATGACCAGGTAGGCCACGACCATCCAGAGCCCGAGCGGCGCCCACCAGAAGTCGAGCGGCTCGACCACGTCGCTCCCGAGCACGAGGAAGGCCAGCACCAGGCCGATGTTCGACGGGTTGAAGACGTGCCCGCCGCGGAAGCGGATCAGGTACTTGGAGAGCAGCGACACCCCGGCGACGAGGGCGAACAGGTACCAGCCGCGCCAGGACCAGTGGTTGCCCCGTTCCATCCCCACCAGGCGCAGGATCAGGGCGACCCCACTCCCAGTGAGCATGGCGCTCGCCGGCCAGACGAGCTGCCGGCTCTTCCAGAAGACCCACCCGACCTCGATCACGGCGCAGGTCAGGATGGCCGAGAGGAGCTGGGGCACCGAGACCCGGAAGCCGAGGGCCGTCTGGCCGAGGACGTGGATCGAGACGATCACCATGGCCAGGTGAAGCCGCGGATCACGGGCGCTGGGCAGGACCACCGGGTAGGCTCTGGTGCCGAACCTCACCGTGCGCGCCGCGGCCGTCGTCATGCTGGCAGGCTGCCACATGTCCGCTGGCAAGTCACTGCCAGCCCAGGCCGGCGTAGCATCAACCCCATGCCGAACCTCGTCCTTGGTCCGCTGCTGCGCTACGTCGGCGAGACGCAGGCCACCGTCTGGGTCGAGACCGACGCCGCCGCCCAGGTCGAGGTGCTGGTCTCCCCGGGCGGGGTGCGCGGCCGCGCGCCCACCTTCCGGGTCGAGGCCCACCACTACGCCCTGGTCCTGATCGAGGGGCTGGAGCCGGACCGGGTCTACGAGTACCGGGTCGAGCTCGACGGCCAGCCGGTGTGGCCGGGGACGGCCGCCGCCCCGGACGGGCGGGCGTTCCCGCCCAGCACCATCCGCACCCTCCACGGCGACCACCCGCTGCGGATCGCGTTCGGGTCCTGCCGGGTCTCCGCCCCCCACCGGCCGCCCTGGAGCCTGCCCCCGAGCGCCGACCGCAAGCGCGGCAAGGGGGCGGACGCCCTGTACACGTTCGCCCTGCGCATGCGCGACGCCGACCCCGACGTCTGGCCCGACCTCCTGCTGCTGCTCGGCGACCAGATCTACGCCGACGACACCTCCGATGAGGTGCAGGACTTCATCCGCTCGCGTCGCGACGTGAAGCGGCCGCCGGGCCTGGAGGTGGCCGACTTCGAGGAGTACACGCGGCTGTACTGGGAGGCCTGGGGCGACCCGGTGCTGCGCTGGCTGCTGTCGACGGTGCCGACGGCCATGATCTTCGACGACCACGACATCAGCGACGACTGGAACACCTCGGCCGCCTGGGTCGAGCACATGCGGGCCATGCCGTGGTGGGAGGAGCGGATCACCAGCGGCCTCGCCTCCTACTGGCTGTACCAGCACCTGGGCAACCTGTCCCCGGAGGACCTGGACGACGACCCGGTCTGGCCCAAGGTGCGGGAGGCGGGCGACGCCACCCGGGTGCTGCGCGAGTTCGCCGCCCGGGCCGACCAGGAGATCGAGGGGACCCGCTGGAGCTACAAGCGCGACTTCGGCCGGACCAGGCTGGTGGTGATCGACTCGCGCTGCGGGCGGGACCTGGAGGGCGACCGCCGCGAGATGATCGACGACGACGAGTTCGCCTGGGTGGAGGAGCAGGCCACCGGCGACTTCGACCACCTGCTGCTGGCCACCTCGCTGCCGTTCGCCCTGGCCCCGGCCGTCCACCACCTCGAGGAGTGGAACGAGGCGGTGACCGCCGGGGCCTGGGGCCGGCCGATGGCCTGGGTGGGGGAGAAGATCCGGCAGGGGATCGACCTGGAGCACTGGGCCGCGTTCAACGACTCCTTCGACCGGCTGGCGGCGCTGATCGAGTCGGTGGCGGCCGGCCACCGGGGCCGGCCCCCCGGGTCGGTGGTGGTCCTGTCCGGCGACGTCCACCACACCTACCTGGCCAAGTTCACCTACCGTGGCGCGCACGCCGGCCACGGCCACAGCCCGGCCTGGCAGGCGGTCTGCTCGCCGCTGCGCAACCCGCTGCCCCGCGACCAGCGGGCCGCCCACGCCAGGGCGTTCCGGCGCCCGGCCCGGGCCGTGACCAGGTGGCTGGCCCGCCTGGCCGGAGTCGAGCCGGACAAGATCGCCTGGCGGGTGGTCGAGGGACCCCGGTTCGAGAACCACCTCGGCCAGCTGGAGCTGGACGGCCGGGCGGCCATGCTCAGGGTCGAGCAGGCCGTCACCCCCGACGGCGGCGACGGCGACCCGTACCTGGAGCCCCTGTACGACCACCGGCTGTCGGAC contains the following coding sequences:
- a CDS encoding alkaline phosphatase D family protein; its protein translation is MPNLVLGPLLRYVGETQATVWVETDAAAQVEVLVSPGGVRGRAPTFRVEAHHYALVLIEGLEPDRVYEYRVELDGQPVWPGTAAAPDGRAFPPSTIRTLHGDHPLRIAFGSCRVSAPHRPPWSLPPSADRKRGKGADALYTFALRMRDADPDVWPDLLLLLGDQIYADDTSDEVQDFIRSRRDVKRPPGLEVADFEEYTRLYWEAWGDPVLRWLLSTVPTAMIFDDHDISDDWNTSAAWVEHMRAMPWWEERITSGLASYWLYQHLGNLSPEDLDDDPVWPKVREAGDATRVLREFAARADQEIEGTRWSYKRDFGRTRLVVIDSRCGRDLEGDRREMIDDDEFAWVEEQATGDFDHLLLATSLPFALAPAVHHLEEWNEAVTAGAWGRPMAWVGEKIRQGIDLEHWAAFNDSFDRLAALIESVAAGHRGRPPGSVVVLSGDVHHTYLAKFTYRGAHAGHGHSPAWQAVCSPLRNPLPRDQRAAHARAFRRPARAVTRWLARLAGVEPDKIAWRVVEGPRFENHLGQLELDGRAAMLRVEQAVTPDGGDGDPYLEPLYDHRLSDGR